A genomic stretch from Cyprinus carpio isolate SPL01 chromosome A12, ASM1834038v1, whole genome shotgun sequence includes:
- the LOC109099757 gene encoding myozenin-1-like, translating to MPVSETPAPTNKMKKPSKIITDFSNISQHDQQDEDLEAAELDLGTKIKAPKDVMLEELSLMKNKGSKMFKMRQQRVEKYIISDENLLNLQNLAPSLGCEMATSPEPSPKPEPPQEEVNAEAEKEKRQLEYVKTYVSPWERAMKDDEELKETMKLKMPGPQVHKELLKYKSFNRRLCPLEDLRRPLVLSPLSPKRSR from the exons ATGCCTGTCTCTGAAACACCTGCTCCAACCAACAAGATGAAGAAGCCTTCGAAAATCATCACAGATTTCTCAAACATCTCACAACATG ACCAGCAAGATGAGGATCTTGAAGCTGCTGAACTGGACTTGGGGACCAAAATCAAAGCCCCTAAAGATGTAATGTTGGAGGAGCTGTCCCTCATGAAGAACAAGGGCTCCAAAATGTTCAAGATGAGACAGCAGAGGGTGGAGAAATACATCATCAGTGACGAGAACCTG CTAAACCTCCAGAACCTGGCTCCTTCTCTGGGATGTGAAATGGCCACTTCACCTGAACCATCTCCCAAACCAGAGCCACCTCAAG AGGAAGTAAATGCTGAGGCAGAGAAGGAAAAGAGACAACTTGAGTATGTTAAAACATATGTTTCACCATGGGAACGTGCTATGAAAGATGATGAGGAACTTAAAGAAACCATGAAGTTGAAAATGCCGGGGCCTCAAGTTCACAAGGAACTTCTCAAGTACAAGAGTTTCAACAG ACGGCTCTGCCCTTTGGAGGATTTGAGAAGGCCTCTCGTCTTGTCACCTTTGAGCCCCAAGAGGTCAAGGTGA